Proteins encoded within one genomic window of Rubritalea squalenifaciens DSM 18772:
- a CDS encoding SulP family inorganic anion transporter, producing MGKPKHPVRNLWRATVAFFKENALDPLPIRGPLRRYNKTKFAADSKASLNVALLTLPQGMAYAAIAELPIYYGIICSIIAGFVAPFFSSSRHTILGPTNATAFMLFSFFVSHPEVDYEQKLHMIPLLVFMVGALSVLGAFFKVADLLQYVSRSVLVGYITGAALLIITNQTKHLLGIAEQVNEAGAKTFFTIVEVIGSFYADYQWQPLLLGALTLALYLYLQKRFALLPNFAICLTLSSLIGLLLRLFAPSFGGLETFQAFHSFEFTPRLPSFNFDDISFLSGVAFAIAFLASLENTVMGKSLGSRSGDRPDVNQDMLSIGMANMAASLLAPMPASGSLTRSALNYDSGTRTRFASIFCSILCMGGFYALVELTIVENIPKASLAALVVGIAISLIRWHNIRICLRSTKDDALVIFTTFTATLLTRLDYAIFIGVALSITLFLRKASKPYLVEYEISDEGNLRELGEKRQRPNPAISIVHVEGDLFFGAAELFRTQVQRTAADPNLKVIVLRLKNARHLDATSVMALEDLIKHMRKQGRHVLISGATREVYKVLKLSGVLDTVQKGCDRKLGETNIFIYSPSNPNLSTRDALLRAQELLGTTKADIKIYYDPSHAKS from the coding sequence ATGGGTAAACCAAAACATCCAGTCCGAAACCTTTGGCGCGCCACCGTCGCCTTTTTCAAGGAAAACGCACTGGATCCCTTGCCCATCCGCGGCCCACTGAGACGCTATAACAAAACGAAATTTGCAGCCGACTCCAAGGCGTCTCTGAACGTCGCCCTACTCACTTTACCTCAGGGCATGGCCTATGCTGCCATAGCCGAGCTACCCATCTATTACGGAATCATCTGCTCCATCATCGCAGGCTTCGTAGCCCCTTTCTTCTCCAGCTCCAGGCACACCATCCTAGGCCCCACGAATGCGACCGCCTTCATGCTGTTCTCCTTCTTCGTGTCTCACCCCGAAGTAGACTATGAGCAGAAATTGCACATGATCCCTCTGTTGGTATTCATGGTGGGAGCTCTCTCGGTTTTGGGAGCCTTTTTCAAAGTAGCGGACCTACTACAATACGTCTCCAGATCTGTGCTGGTGGGCTACATCACTGGGGCAGCGCTTCTCATCATCACCAATCAAACCAAACACCTGCTGGGCATTGCCGAACAAGTGAACGAGGCGGGCGCCAAGACCTTCTTCACCATCGTGGAGGTCATCGGCTCATTTTACGCAGACTACCAGTGGCAACCACTATTACTTGGAGCTCTCACACTAGCACTCTATCTGTATCTTCAGAAAAGGTTCGCTCTCCTACCCAACTTCGCCATCTGCCTCACGCTTTCTTCACTGATAGGACTACTACTAAGACTCTTCGCCCCATCATTTGGTGGCCTGGAAACCTTTCAAGCCTTCCACAGCTTTGAATTCACCCCGAGACTCCCTAGTTTCAACTTCGACGACATCTCCTTTCTCTCAGGTGTAGCCTTTGCAATAGCCTTCCTCGCATCATTGGAGAACACCGTAATGGGCAAGTCTCTTGGCTCCCGCTCTGGAGACCGCCCCGATGTAAACCAAGACATGCTGTCTATCGGTATGGCCAATATGGCGGCATCCCTACTAGCCCCCATGCCAGCATCTGGCTCCCTGACCCGCTCAGCACTGAATTACGACTCTGGCACCCGTACACGCTTCGCCTCCATTTTCTGCTCCATTCTCTGCATGGGTGGCTTCTACGCTCTGGTGGAGCTCACTATCGTCGAGAACATCCCCAAAGCCTCCTTGGCTGCTCTTGTAGTTGGCATCGCCATCTCACTGATCCGTTGGCATAACATCCGCATTTGCCTGCGTTCCACCAAAGATGATGCGCTCGTTATTTTCACCACCTTTACAGCCACCCTCCTGACACGTCTGGACTACGCCATCTTCATCGGTGTAGCGCTCTCCATCACTCTCTTCCTCAGAAAGGCCTCCAAGCCATACCTAGTGGAGTATGAAATCAGCGATGAAGGCAACCTCCGTGAGCTAGGTGAAAAGCGTCAACGCCCCAATCCAGCCATCTCGATCGTACACGTTGAGGGGGACCTCTTCTTCGGAGCTGCAGAGCTCTTCCGCACCCAAGTCCAGAGAACAGCTGCAGACCCTAACCTCAAAGTCATCGTTCTCCGCCTCAAGAACGCCCGTCATCTGGATGCCACCTCAGTCATGGCTCTTGAAGACCTCATCAAGCACATGCGCAAGCAAGGCCGCCACGTCCTCATCTCTGGAGCCACCAGAGAGGTGTACAAGGTGCTCAAGCTCTCTGGCGTGCTCGACACCGTCCAGAAAGGTTGTGACCGCAAACTGGGAGAGACGAACATTTTCATCTACTCCCCGTCCAACCCCAATCTCTCTACAAGAGATGCCCTACTCCGTGCCCAAGAGCTTCTCGGCACCACCAAGGCGGACATCAAGATCTACTACGATCCCTCTCACGCAAAATCCTAG
- the modA gene encoding molybdate ABC transporter substrate-binding protein, which produces MKSPFPIVAVLLTVLAACLWALWPSLESSQNKPSLTVYCAASLRSPMTEIAERFEAEHDITIRLVFNGSGALLSQLQLSGGDLYLPATADYLDQASHLITATHPTSSMTAVLVLRGEEHNILALDDLKREDIRLSFAVENAAIGKFTRQVLHDSEDWAAIEKNITVIKPTVNNTVEDVSLGAVDATIAWDAVALQNKELKIIPLPLFANKPQTTSIAILKSSTQVKLARQFVSYLTEEESSKQTFRKYGFGSVAAD; this is translated from the coding sequence ATGAAATCACCTTTCCCAATCGTTGCTGTTCTTCTGACGGTACTCGCAGCCTGTCTCTGGGCCCTTTGGCCATCGCTGGAATCCAGCCAGAACAAGCCGAGTCTCACAGTCTACTGCGCGGCTAGCCTTCGATCCCCGATGACTGAGATCGCTGAACGATTCGAAGCCGAGCATGACATCACGATCAGGCTCGTGTTTAATGGCTCTGGAGCCTTGCTCAGCCAACTTCAGCTGAGTGGCGGTGACCTCTATCTCCCTGCGACCGCTGATTATCTGGACCAAGCCTCACACTTGATTACCGCGACACACCCCACCAGCAGCATGACCGCAGTTCTCGTCTTACGTGGTGAAGAACACAACATCCTCGCACTGGACGATCTAAAACGTGAGGACATCCGACTATCCTTTGCGGTGGAGAATGCCGCCATCGGAAAATTCACGCGACAGGTTCTGCATGACTCGGAAGACTGGGCAGCCATTGAGAAAAACATCACCGTCATCAAACCCACCGTGAATAACACCGTAGAGGATGTCTCTCTCGGAGCCGTAGATGCCACCATCGCCTGGGATGCAGTAGCCCTTCAGAACAAGGAACTCAAGATCATCCCTCTCCCGCTTTTTGCGAACAAACCACAGACCACTTCGATTGCTATCCTCAAATCCTCCACACAAGTGAAGCTCGCCAGACAGTTTGTCAGCTACCTCACAGAAGAGGAGAGCAGTAAACAAACCTTCAGGAAATACGGCTTCGGCTCCGTAGCAGCCGACTAA
- a CDS encoding ABC transporter permease — MKHLKPTRSDLPFYGSISLIGGAYVALLTLLVLACASFLTWETFTETLQSPAILQSLKLTFLTCTASSILALFVSVPLSYSLSRFRFRGRSVIDTLLDIPIVLPPIVVGLSLLILFNSLPSSENSLERLLNGQGTAVTFHVPAIILAQFTIITAFATRSLKVTFDQLPERTEHIALTLGCNRFQAFWKICLPQAQPGILAAGLLAWARALGEFGPILIFAGATRGKTEVLSTSIFLEINTGNLPGAAAISLVLILLSLSTISLLRFLGSRTSNN; from the coding sequence ATGAAGCACCTCAAGCCAACTCGATCCGACCTTCCTTTCTACGGCAGCATCTCGCTGATTGGTGGCGCCTATGTAGCGCTCCTCACCTTGCTGGTGCTAGCCTGCGCTAGCTTTCTGACTTGGGAAACGTTCACCGAGACATTGCAAAGCCCAGCGATTCTTCAGTCCCTAAAACTCACCTTCCTGACCTGCACGGCGTCCAGCATCCTTGCTCTCTTTGTATCGGTGCCCTTGTCGTACTCACTGTCACGCTTCAGATTCCGGGGCCGCAGCGTGATCGACACGCTGCTTGATATACCGATCGTACTTCCACCGATCGTCGTAGGACTCTCGCTGCTGATTTTGTTTAACAGCCTTCCATCCTCGGAGAACTCGCTCGAGAGGCTGCTGAACGGCCAAGGAACAGCGGTCACCTTCCACGTCCCTGCCATCATACTCGCTCAGTTCACCATCATTACCGCCTTCGCCACCCGAAGCTTGAAAGTCACTTTTGACCAACTACCCGAGCGAACTGAACACATAGCACTCACCCTTGGCTGCAATCGCTTTCAGGCATTCTGGAAAATCTGTCTACCCCAAGCGCAACCCGGCATCCTGGCAGCTGGTCTCCTAGCCTGGGCACGAGCGCTGGGCGAGTTCGGCCCCATCCTGATTTTTGCAGGAGCCACGCGCGGCAAAACCGAAGTCCTCTCTACCTCCATTTTCCTAGAGATCAATACGGGTAACCTCCCTGGCGCCGCAGCCATATCCTTAGTTCTCATCCTTTTGTCTCTCAGCACTATTTCCTTGCTTCGCTTCCTTGGCAGCCGAACCTCTAACAACTGA
- a CDS encoding LptF/LptG family permease produces MLIADRHVGKQILGTTVFAVIILSGVFLLGNIFKEARPLFVGKHPSPFLVFQFILSVLPFSLMFTIPFSFLAAVMLVFGRLSADNEIVAMRMAGRSIPRIAAPVFVIGALLSALCFWLNVEVAPRSKANVKNILLEAVKEDPNKFLDPGVVQTQLENKRIYVRDRKGDTLYGVHIHDIGNEQNGYKLKSYIYAEQAELFIDMVNNELQLKLVNATMETVDKNGTRSPVSIGEVEPVIFNFKMDSKKRVRASYLSNKEIAEYLKENPDLVKKKRVDFVNEVTHRRSFSLACLAFALIGVPLGIGARRRETSTGFALSLGIGLCYFLFHIFANQSKDANTTTAILYWMPNVLALVLGIILFRRARSR; encoded by the coding sequence ATGCTCATCGCTGACCGCCATGTAGGTAAACAAATCTTGGGAACCACAGTATTCGCCGTGATTATTCTCAGCGGCGTCTTTTTGCTGGGTAATATCTTCAAGGAGGCACGCCCCCTCTTCGTGGGTAAGCACCCTTCACCCTTCCTCGTTTTTCAATTCATCCTCAGCGTGCTGCCCTTCTCGCTGATGTTCACCATCCCCTTCTCTTTCCTGGCAGCCGTCATGCTGGTATTCGGCAGGCTCTCTGCCGATAATGAGATCGTAGCCATGCGCATGGCCGGACGCAGTATCCCTAGAATTGCCGCTCCCGTATTCGTCATTGGCGCGCTTCTCTCCGCCCTCTGCTTCTGGCTCAATGTGGAAGTAGCTCCTCGCTCCAAGGCCAATGTGAAAAACATCCTCTTGGAAGCAGTGAAAGAGGATCCCAATAAGTTTCTCGATCCCGGAGTCGTCCAGACACAACTGGAAAACAAACGCATCTATGTGCGGGACAGGAAAGGCGACACCCTCTACGGAGTCCACATTCATGATATTGGAAACGAGCAAAACGGTTACAAGCTCAAGTCCTACATCTATGCCGAACAAGCCGAACTCTTCATCGACATGGTGAACAACGAGCTCCAACTGAAGCTCGTCAATGCCACCATGGAGACCGTCGATAAGAACGGCACCAGATCCCCGGTCTCTATCGGTGAAGTGGAGCCTGTGATTTTCAACTTCAAGATGGACTCCAAAAAGCGCGTCAGGGCCTCCTACCTCTCCAACAAGGAAATCGCCGAGTACCTGAAAGAAAACCCAGACCTCGTGAAGAAGAAGCGTGTAGATTTTGTCAATGAAGTCACCCACCGCCGCTCGTTTTCTCTAGCCTGCCTGGCTTTTGCCTTGATTGGCGTACCCCTGGGAATCGGAGCGCGTAGACGTGAAACCTCCACTGGCTTTGCCCTGTCACTCGGCATAGGCCTCTGCTATTTCCTGTTCCACATTTTTGCCAATCAATCGAAAGACGCAAACACCACGACAGCCATCCTGTACTGGATGCCTAACGTCCTCGCACTCGTACTTGGCATCATTCTCTTCCGTCGTGCACGTTCGAGATAG
- a CDS encoding substrate-binding domain-containing protein produces the protein MAKLNKKSLPQQVADALEQDIIKGVWKGTLPGYRVLLARYEVSKVTCVRAISLLERKGVVGKAEPRKKRAILVTPEVSQSKTDLGTLLIIVDISEAYIVESQDNIRIASHVWRERGGHVVVKEVDLTRNRAPNDLMKRWASENPVSAVFMIMPPREWVLAAYETGIPIFRIGGWLGEGDVKGTILAYLATDVWGDTLAYLRSMGHERILVPWKFSNKFVWQGVLDAYRASHSDCLSPQEIEALVPLVDHRNAEDWHQCWSGLLTRTQPTAVAITKPLEAISLMMFCAKAGIKVPDHLSILLVNPSDLSLWISPRLTSMEEERNFSSGAFAKWVDGGLLEKGLISVPKILVEGESVKNLSS, from the coding sequence ATGGCTAAACTGAACAAAAAGTCCCTACCGCAGCAAGTGGCCGATGCCTTGGAGCAAGACATCATCAAAGGTGTCTGGAAGGGGACTTTGCCCGGTTATCGTGTATTGCTGGCCAGATATGAGGTGAGTAAGGTGACCTGTGTGCGCGCTATTTCTCTGCTTGAGCGCAAAGGGGTGGTGGGTAAGGCTGAACCGAGAAAAAAAAGAGCTATTCTGGTGACTCCAGAAGTCAGTCAGTCAAAGACTGACCTGGGTACCTTACTGATCATTGTCGACATTTCTGAGGCCTACATTGTCGAGAGCCAGGACAATATACGGATTGCTTCCCACGTTTGGAGGGAAAGAGGTGGGCATGTGGTTGTGAAGGAGGTGGATCTGACTCGGAATCGTGCTCCGAACGATTTGATGAAACGGTGGGCTTCAGAGAACCCGGTTTCAGCTGTTTTCATGATCATGCCGCCCAGAGAGTGGGTGCTAGCTGCCTATGAGACAGGAATCCCCATATTCCGGATAGGCGGTTGGCTGGGGGAAGGGGATGTCAAAGGTACGATACTTGCTTATCTTGCGACTGACGTATGGGGGGATACACTAGCCTATCTCAGGTCTATGGGGCACGAGAGAATACTTGTACCTTGGAAGTTTTCTAACAAATTCGTCTGGCAGGGAGTGCTTGATGCATACCGTGCGAGCCACTCAGACTGTTTGAGTCCGCAGGAAATAGAGGCACTGGTACCCTTAGTGGATCATAGAAATGCGGAAGATTGGCACCAGTGCTGGTCAGGCTTGCTGACACGTACTCAGCCGACAGCTGTGGCGATCACCAAGCCATTGGAGGCGATCTCACTCATGATGTTTTGTGCCAAAGCGGGTATCAAGGTGCCAGATCACTTATCGATCCTGCTGGTCAACCCATCAGACCTGTCCTTATGGATTTCACCACGTCTGACTTCTATGGAAGAGGAGCGTAACTTTTCCAGTGGAGCATTCGCGAAGTGGGTGGACGGAGGTCTCTTGGAAAAAGGGTTGATTTCGGTTCCCAAGATTTTGGTGGAGGGTGAATCGGTTAAAAATTTGAGTTCTTAA
- the rpmF gene encoding 50S ribosomal protein L32, with protein MAVPKRRTSKMKQRMRRGANRWRAPKLQTCSECGSRVPGHIACPSCGYYGERQVLDVDAL; from the coding sequence ATGGCAGTACCTAAGCGTAGAACATCCAAGATGAAGCAAAGAATGCGTCGCGGCGCTAACCGTTGGCGTGCACCTAAACTCCAGACCTGTTCCGAGTGCGGCAGCCGCGTTCCAGGTCACATCGCATGCCCATCATGTGGTTACTACGGAGAGCGCCAAGTTCTCGACGTAGACGCCCTCTAA
- a CDS encoding LacI family DNA-binding transcriptional regulator — protein MNPKRIRLKDIAEAADVSVMAVSHVLNGSGQGRVSVSKELASHIRQIADEMHYLPNHAARALRGSSIRVIGTINTGAMHPVEQRALVGLQEAAAEAGYHVMSTFSQSNHDDWADSIRAILSHGVNALVAFCYESEKVRIGDKLCKQEGVPFIPIRLDGCEISECEGGIQIDTKAGIRMALEHLRVAGTKRIIIYYTNFQDHWEAILPEFESDHIIAQKLDADQFPSIQPDTGILAGSDWLAANLIRHTPDLTPGTDYNIIGWGNASGCEYMNPKLSSIGLNLWEVMSTAVQNIVSQEKVNVAPITPLLLARESSLKQSN, from the coding sequence GTGAACCCTAAACGCATACGTCTTAAAGACATAGCCGAGGCAGCCGATGTCTCGGTGATGGCAGTATCTCATGTTCTCAACGGTTCTGGCCAGGGGCGCGTCTCCGTCAGCAAGGAACTAGCTTCTCATATCCGCCAGATCGCGGATGAAATGCATTATCTGCCCAACCATGCAGCGAGAGCACTCCGAGGGTCATCCATTCGAGTGATTGGCACCATTAACACGGGCGCCATGCACCCTGTAGAACAGCGTGCACTCGTTGGACTGCAGGAGGCAGCCGCCGAAGCAGGCTATCATGTGATGTCTACTTTCTCCCAGTCCAACCATGACGACTGGGCAGATTCAATCAGAGCGATACTCAGCCATGGAGTAAACGCCTTGGTGGCCTTCTGCTATGAATCTGAGAAGGTCAGAATTGGAGACAAACTCTGTAAACAGGAAGGAGTCCCCTTCATTCCTATTCGTCTGGATGGCTGTGAAATCTCTGAATGTGAGGGAGGCATCCAGATCGATACCAAAGCAGGTATAAGAATGGCTCTAGAGCACTTGCGCGTAGCTGGCACCAAACGAATCATCATCTACTACACGAACTTTCAGGACCACTGGGAAGCCATTCTACCGGAATTTGAAAGTGATCACATCATCGCGCAAAAGCTAGATGCTGATCAGTTTCCCTCGATTCAGCCAGACACAGGCATCCTAGCAGGCAGCGATTGGCTTGCCGCCAACCTGATACGCCACACTCCAGATCTAACTCCCGGCACAGACTACAACATCATTGGCTGGGGTAACGCGTCCGGCTGCGAGTACATGAACCCCAAACTGAGCTCCATCGGCCTCAACCTCTGGGAGGTCATGTCTACCGCCGTACAAAACATCGTGTCTCAAGAAAAAGTCAATGTGGCTCCAATCACCCCTCTCCTCTTAGCGCGAGAGAGCAGCCTGAAACAATCTAACTAA
- the plsX gene encoding phosphate acyltransferase PlsX has translation MKIALDAMGGDHAPMVNIVGAKDALALYPKITKLFLVGDEDTLKASCKEHGLTDQRVEIIHASQVVEMHESGAKTLRSKKDSSISVATSLVKSGDADAVISAGNTGAAVAAATLKLRTLKGVERAGIASPIPNEHGICNLLDAGANPEAKPEHLVTYAVMGSIYAKQVIGVKDPIVGLMSNGEEDEKGTTFTKETFALLRQLEATGKAPFKFKGNVEGHDLFQTKLDVILTDGFTGNIILKTCEATAKAMSKWLKLEFKRSPFRLLGAAMAKGAFKSVKERSSYESYGGSPLLGVNGVCIIAHGGSSALAMQNAIRVGMETVEQGVNPHIEEALAALQ, from the coding sequence ATGAAAATCGCACTGGATGCAATGGGCGGCGACCACGCCCCTATGGTCAATATCGTAGGCGCTAAAGACGCACTCGCCCTATACCCTAAAATCACCAAGCTTTTTCTGGTTGGTGACGAGGACACCCTCAAAGCCTCATGCAAAGAACATGGGCTTACCGACCAGCGCGTCGAAATCATCCATGCCTCCCAGGTCGTAGAAATGCACGAGTCAGGTGCCAAGACTCTACGCTCCAAAAAGGATTCCTCCATTTCCGTAGCCACCAGTCTCGTCAAGTCCGGGGACGCTGATGCTGTCATTTCTGCCGGTAACACTGGAGCAGCAGTCGCTGCAGCCACTCTCAAGCTCCGCACATTGAAGGGCGTCGAGCGTGCAGGCATTGCCTCCCCGATCCCCAATGAGCACGGCATCTGCAACCTCCTCGATGCAGGAGCCAACCCAGAGGCCAAGCCTGAGCATCTCGTGACCTATGCCGTCATGGGCTCCATCTATGCCAAGCAGGTCATTGGCGTCAAAGATCCGATCGTAGGCCTGATGTCCAATGGAGAAGAGGACGAAAAAGGCACTACCTTCACCAAGGAAACCTTCGCCCTCCTCCGCCAACTGGAGGCCACAGGCAAAGCTCCTTTCAAGTTCAAGGGCAATGTGGAAGGTCACGACCTCTTCCAGACCAAGCTCGACGTCATCCTGACCGACGGTTTCACCGGAAACATCATTCTCAAGACCTGCGAAGCCACCGCCAAGGCGATGTCCAAGTGGCTCAAGCTCGAATTCAAGCGCTCACCATTCCGCCTCCTCGGCGCAGCCATGGCCAAAGGTGCCTTTAAATCGGTGAAAGAGCGCTCCTCTTACGAATCCTACGGCGGCTCCCCACTTCTCGGCGTGAATGGCGTGTGCATTATCGCTCACGGAGGATCCTCCGCCCTTGCCATGCAAAATGCGATCCGCGTGGGTATGGAGACCGTCGAACAAGGCGTGAACCCGCACATTGAAGAGGCCCTCGCAGCCCTTCAGTAA
- a CDS encoding sulfatase, whose product MTLKKLTQAILATSLLATSVCTAADRPNVLFIAVDDLNDWIGCMGGNEQSITPNFDRLAASGMLFTNAHCVAPACNPSRTAVMTGRSTHKTGVYDNGQNMRDVLPDEQILPEYFAKHGYWSGGSGKMLHYFTDARSWDEYFPEKSKEMPIPDTYYPSKRPVSLERAGPWQYVETDWGPMPVEGKEFGGDYTVSEWVGNQLSKQHDKPFFLACGIYRPHEPWFVPQKYFDKFPLEDIKLPPAYKEADLDDLPEAGKITGRNRYFAHIQKQDQWKQGVQGYLASINYADTMLGRVLDALENGPNKDNTIVVLWSDHGWHLGSKEHWQKYTAWRACTRIPLMIKVPEHCSPALPQGIKPGSISDQPVSLISLFPTLTELCGLPAKPLVDGKSIAPMLKDPSQEVDPVAITYLHRVGSIGISGKDWRYIRYQDDSEELYDISKDPYEWDNLASNPDFTVKLEEFRKHIPKHFAPKPKVKVVDLPALKWHPYKQGSKTPASKVDGGNMRLAFVNRLKQPVKIHRVSKDGTLVEKAKLKSGKVIELKSAPGTSWAITTTKGNKLGHFVHGDRDAKAVIRKSTEE is encoded by the coding sequence ATGACTCTAAAAAAACTAACACAAGCCATCCTAGCAACATCGCTACTAGCTACCAGTGTCTGCACGGCAGCCGATAGACCAAACGTCCTCTTCATCGCTGTAGACGACCTCAATGACTGGATCGGGTGCATGGGCGGCAACGAGCAAAGTATCACACCAAACTTTGATCGCCTCGCTGCCAGCGGCATGTTGTTCACCAATGCCCACTGTGTCGCTCCAGCCTGCAATCCATCGCGCACCGCTGTGATGACAGGGCGATCCACACACAAGACTGGTGTCTACGACAACGGACAGAACATGCGTGATGTTCTGCCTGACGAGCAAATTCTACCCGAATACTTTGCCAAGCACGGCTACTGGTCTGGAGGCTCCGGCAAAATGCTCCACTACTTCACCGATGCACGTTCCTGGGATGAGTATTTCCCGGAAAAATCAAAGGAAATGCCTATTCCTGATACCTACTACCCCAGCAAACGCCCCGTCTCACTAGAACGTGCAGGACCATGGCAATACGTAGAAACCGACTGGGGTCCAATGCCAGTCGAAGGCAAAGAATTTGGTGGCGACTACACGGTGAGCGAATGGGTTGGCAATCAACTCAGCAAGCAGCATGACAAGCCATTCTTCCTAGCTTGTGGCATCTACCGCCCTCATGAGCCATGGTTCGTCCCTCAAAAGTACTTCGATAAGTTTCCACTGGAGGACATCAAACTCCCTCCAGCTTACAAGGAAGCTGATCTAGATGACCTCCCTGAGGCAGGCAAAATCACCGGACGTAACCGCTACTTTGCTCACATTCAGAAACAAGACCAATGGAAACAAGGCGTTCAGGGCTATTTAGCCTCAATCAACTACGCTGACACCATGTTAGGGCGGGTACTCGATGCATTGGAGAACGGACCTAACAAAGACAATACGATCGTCGTTCTCTGGTCAGATCACGGCTGGCACCTAGGCTCTAAAGAGCACTGGCAGAAGTACACCGCCTGGAGGGCCTGCACGCGCATCCCCCTCATGATCAAAGTTCCTGAGCATTGTTCACCAGCTCTGCCACAAGGAATCAAGCCCGGCTCCATTAGTGATCAGCCAGTTTCTCTGATTTCTCTTTTCCCGACACTGACTGAGCTTTGTGGATTACCAGCCAAGCCGCTGGTGGATGGCAAATCCATCGCACCCATGCTTAAAGATCCGAGCCAAGAGGTCGACCCCGTCGCCATCACCTACCTTCACCGTGTTGGCAGTATCGGCATCTCGGGCAAGGATTGGCGCTACATCCGCTATCAAGATGACTCAGAGGAACTCTATGACATTTCCAAGGACCCCTATGAGTGGGACAACCTCGCCAGCAATCCCGACTTCACTGTGAAGCTAGAAGAATTCCGCAAACACATCCCAAAACACTTTGCACCCAAGCCGAAAGTCAAGGTCGTCGACCTACCAGCGCTCAAGTGGCACCCCTACAAGCAGGGCTCTAAAACACCCGCCTCCAAAGTAGACGGAGGCAACATGCGCCTCGCCTTCGTGAACCGCCTCAAGCAGCCAGTAAAAATCCATCGCGTAAGTAAAGACGGCACACTGGTAGAAAAGGCTAAACTGAAGTCAGGCAAGGTCATAGAACTCAAATCAGCCCCTGGTACATCCTGGGCCATCACAACTACCAAAGGCAACAAACTCGGTCACTTCGTTCACGGAGACAGAGATGCCAAAGCAGTCATTCGTAAATCAACCGAAGAATAG
- a CDS encoding YceD family protein: MRKTLIIDLATLPEEGKEFSGELDPTVFDLPKGDAQPQGPLEYDLYVQRFEDELLFRGSISAAFQFECVRDNQLFTQTISIEECAIAIEIESSTVDATEALREEVLINFPAYPRCDEADEPHECNIDERYLAVDKPTDDGVDEAPPSEGDDPWSALDSFKHLSD, from the coding sequence ATGCGCAAAACACTCATCATCGACCTGGCAACCCTGCCAGAAGAAGGAAAAGAATTCTCAGGAGAGCTAGATCCGACTGTATTCGATCTTCCGAAGGGAGATGCCCAGCCTCAAGGCCCACTTGAGTACGACCTCTATGTGCAGCGATTTGAGGATGAACTCCTGTTTCGAGGAAGCATTTCCGCAGCCTTCCAATTTGAGTGCGTCCGTGATAACCAGCTATTTACGCAGACAATTTCTATCGAAGAATGCGCGATCGCCATCGAGATCGAATCGTCCACTGTAGATGCCACTGAAGCCTTACGTGAAGAGGTTTTGATCAACTTCCCAGCCTACCCTCGCTGCGATGAAGCGGATGAACCTCATGAATGTAACATCGATGAAAGGTATTTAGCAGTAGACAAACCCACCGATGATGGTGTAGACGAAGCGCCCCCGAGCGAAGGTGACGATCCATGGAGCGCCCTTGACTCATTTAAACACCTTTCAGATTAA
- the aat gene encoding leucyl/phenylalanyl-tRNA--protein transferase produces the protein MELIPPHILLGAYTEGVFPMADDGELIWFSPLMRGVIPLDERFHIPKGLRRALRKAPFELRMDTAFLEVMKGCAERDKTWIDDVIIESYSELFNLGYAHSVECWDEDGLQGGLYGVRIGRAFFGESMFSRKTDASKIALVHLVNWLREEEAELLDTQWMTEHLKQFGGYEVSRDEYLRLLRHALRNEDKSKIV, from the coding sequence ATGGAGCTCATTCCACCACATATTTTGTTAGGAGCCTACACCGAGGGGGTCTTCCCGATGGCGGATGATGGAGAGCTGATTTGGTTTTCTCCGCTGATGCGCGGAGTGATTCCGCTGGATGAGCGTTTCCATATTCCAAAGGGCTTGAGGCGTGCTTTGAGGAAAGCTCCGTTCGAGCTTCGTATGGACACGGCTTTTCTTGAGGTGATGAAGGGGTGTGCAGAGCGGGACAAAACATGGATCGATGACGTCATCATAGAAAGCTACAGCGAGTTGTTTAATCTCGGCTACGCGCACTCGGTGGAGTGCTGGGATGAGGATGGACTGCAGGGAGGGCTCTATGGGGTGCGTATTGGTCGCGCCTTTTTTGGCGAAAGTATGTTCTCAAGGAAGACGGATGCCAGTAAGATTGCCTTGGTCCACTTGGTTAATTGGTTGAGGGAAGAAGAGGCTGAGCTCTTGGATACTCAGTGGATGACGGAGCATTTAAAACAGTTCGGAGGATATGAAGTGTCTCGAGACGAGTACCTTAGGTTACTTCGTCACGCTCTTAGAAATGAGGATAAATCCAAGATCGTGTAA